A window from Synechococcus sp. RSCCF101 encodes these proteins:
- the argS gene encoding arginine--tRNA ligase has translation MLSIAHALDQQLRAAMERAFPEACEAARQAGAPLSPQLAPASKPEFGDFQANGALPLARPLKRAPRQIATAIVEQLQADPAFQALCEPPEIAGPGFINLTLRSTTLAAEVARRLADPRLGVAPAEGAAPVVLDFSSPNIAKEMHVGHLRSTIIGDSLARVLEFRGHPVRRLNHVGDWGTQFGMLITHLKQVAPDALTTADAVDLGDLVVFYRQAKQRFDGDPAFQEASREEVVRLQSGDALSLKAWGLLCEQSRREFQRLYDRLDIRLEERGESFYNPLLEAVVEDLRSTGLLVEDQGAQCVFLEGITGKDGQPLPLIVQKSDGGYNYATTDLAAIRYRFAAAPEGDGARRVIYVTDAGQASHFAAVFQVARRAGWIPEGASVEHVPFGLVQGEDGKKLKTRSGDTVRLRDLLDEAVERAEADLRRRLQEEERQEEEAFIRHVATTVGLAAVKYADLSQNRNTNYQFSFDRMLALQGNTAPYLLYAVVRIAGIARRGGDLGADPGAAVLRFTEPQEWALTRQLLQMDAVIEEVEHDLLPNRLCAFLFELCQVFNRFYDQVPVLKADEPARTSRLALCRLTADTLRLGLGLLGIATLERM, from the coding sequence GAGTCCTCAGCTGGCTCCCGCCAGCAAGCCCGAGTTCGGAGATTTCCAGGCCAACGGTGCCCTGCCTCTGGCCCGGCCGCTCAAGCGGGCGCCGCGGCAGATCGCCACGGCGATCGTCGAGCAGCTGCAGGCGGACCCGGCGTTTCAGGCCTTGTGCGAGCCGCCCGAGATCGCCGGACCCGGCTTCATCAACCTCACGCTGCGTTCCACGACCCTGGCGGCTGAGGTGGCGCGCCGGCTGGCGGATCCACGCCTGGGTGTGGCCCCGGCGGAAGGGGCAGCGCCGGTGGTCCTCGACTTCTCCAGCCCCAACATCGCCAAGGAGATGCACGTGGGCCATCTGCGCTCCACGATCATCGGCGACTCGCTCGCCCGGGTGCTCGAATTCCGCGGCCATCCCGTCCGGCGGCTCAACCACGTGGGCGACTGGGGCACCCAGTTCGGCATGCTCATCACCCACCTCAAGCAGGTGGCGCCCGACGCGCTCACCACCGCCGATGCCGTGGATCTGGGCGATCTGGTGGTCTTTTACCGCCAGGCCAAGCAGCGCTTCGATGGCGATCCGGCCTTTCAGGAGGCCTCCCGCGAGGAGGTGGTGCGGCTCCAGAGCGGTGACGCCCTGAGCCTGAAGGCCTGGGGCCTGCTGTGTGAGCAGTCGCGGCGGGAGTTCCAGCGCCTCTACGACCGGCTCGACATCCGGCTGGAGGAACGGGGCGAGTCGTTCTACAACCCCCTTCTGGAGGCGGTGGTGGAGGACCTGCGGTCCACGGGCTTGCTGGTGGAAGACCAGGGGGCCCAGTGCGTGTTCCTGGAGGGCATCACCGGCAAGGACGGTCAGCCGCTGCCGCTGATCGTGCAGAAGAGCGATGGCGGTTACAACTACGCCACCACCGATCTGGCAGCGATCCGCTATCGCTTCGCGGCGGCCCCTGAGGGGGATGGGGCCCGCCGCGTCATCTATGTGACCGATGCCGGCCAGGCCAGTCATTTCGCCGCCGTGTTCCAGGTGGCCCGCCGCGCCGGCTGGATTCCCGAGGGGGCCAGCGTGGAGCACGTGCCCTTCGGCCTGGTGCAGGGTGAGGACGGCAAGAAGCTCAAGACCCGCTCCGGCGACACGGTGCGCCTCAGGGACCTGCTCGATGAGGCGGTGGAGCGGGCCGAGGCGGACCTGCGCCGGCGCCTGCAGGAGGAGGAGCGGCAGGAGGAGGAGGCCTTCATCCGCCACGTGGCCACCACCGTGGGCCTGGCGGCGGTGAAATACGCCGACCTCAGCCAGAACCGCAACACCAACTACCAGTTCTCCTTCGATCGGATGCTGGCCCTGCAGGGCAACACGGCGCCCTATCTGCTCTATGCCGTGGTGCGGATCGCCGGCATCGCCCGCCGGGGCGGTGATCTGGGGGCGGACCCAGGCGCGGCTGTGCTGCGGTTCACGGAGCCTCAGGAATGGGCTCTGACGCGCCAGCTGCTGCAGATGGACGCGGTCATCGAGGAGGTTGAGCACGACTTGCTTCCAAATCGTCTCTGCGCCTTCCTGTTCGAACTGTGCCAGGTGTTCAATCGCTTCTACGACCAGGTGCCCGTGCTCAAGGCGGATGAACCGGCGCGGACCTCGCGACTGGCTCTCTGCCGGTTGACGGCCGACACGCTGCGACTCGGCCTGGGCCTGCTGGGCATCGCCACCCTGGAGCGGATGTGA
- a CDS encoding glycosyltransferase family 39 protein, with protein MPLVLTAVAIAVLASEPWIVDHYRKGHFNWVSVHSLAIARHSLPAFGGVGYSCEWIRPSGSHFDYFNRYPIGFALLSRWLLSPWETDPAAYLYAARQWMNALFLFTLAALYSLLRQLGGSRTMAVVAVLGSACAPAALHYKSMFHFDQPALLAYVLVILAAIAVFTTPRRPAWPYLGALGVGVLVGRSAILLCFSLALAVVLSWRSRREPHAGGGTGARAAWSGVGLAVSLLAIATSYNVIQEARANGTSWIRTSIVESSQRRLGFTGRGFSEEHLQRSAWTGGAIPEMLENLRDWISPVLPVVLLLLLLLVLLQLLSGRAPWRSLLEGRAPRLACGARSRRALAVPVVGLASLLWLVLMKNLVVFHDYALMMLLPLLSVILMGLGERLELLAVQLVPRLGRAVAPTMVLAVLGVMLVQAVAVSQSRLHPSAERQERLDLFFSQLQAFRLVSDPRTPVRHEQDWLPGSPYAQCLLLDQPLWTESSTETADGLAAQEPELLSPPRLPPCAADALSDLP; from the coding sequence TTGCCCCTGGTTCTCACAGCGGTGGCGATTGCCGTTCTCGCCAGCGAACCCTGGATCGTCGATCACTACCGAAAGGGGCACTTCAACTGGGTTTCAGTCCACTCGCTGGCCATCGCCCGTCACAGCCTGCCCGCTTTCGGTGGGGTGGGCTACTCCTGCGAATGGATCAGGCCATCCGGTTCCCACTTCGACTACTTCAACCGCTACCCCATCGGCTTTGCCCTGTTGAGCCGCTGGCTGCTCTCTCCCTGGGAGACGGATCCAGCGGCCTATCTCTACGCCGCCAGGCAGTGGATGAACGCTCTGTTTCTTTTCACCCTGGCCGCGCTGTACAGCCTTCTGCGTCAGCTCGGTGGCAGCCGGACCATGGCGGTGGTTGCCGTGCTTGGCAGTGCCTGTGCCCCCGCGGCGCTGCACTACAAGTCGATGTTTCATTTCGATCAGCCGGCACTTCTGGCCTACGTGTTGGTGATCCTGGCCGCCATCGCTGTGTTCACAACGCCGCGTCGCCCGGCCTGGCCCTACCTCGGTGCATTGGGTGTCGGTGTGCTCGTGGGCCGATCGGCGATCCTGCTCTGCTTCTCCCTGGCTCTGGCCGTCGTTCTCTCGTGGCGCTCACGGCGTGAGCCGCACGCCGGTGGCGGCACTGGGGCTCGCGCAGCATGGTCCGGCGTCGGCCTGGCTGTGTCCCTGCTGGCGATCGCCACCTCGTACAACGTGATCCAGGAGGCTCGCGCCAACGGCACCTCCTGGATCCGCACGTCGATTGTTGAGTCCTCCCAGCGGCGGCTGGGCTTCACGGGCCGGGGGTTCTCGGAGGAGCATCTCCAGCGCAGCGCCTGGACTGGTGGTGCGATTCCGGAAATGCTGGAGAACCTGCGCGACTGGATCAGCCCGGTCCTTCCTGTCGTGCTTCTCCTGCTTCTGCTCCTGGTTCTGCTTCAGCTGCTCTCAGGGCGTGCTCCCTGGCGCAGCCTGTTGGAGGGCCGTGCACCACGCCTGGCCTGCGGGGCTCGCTCCCGCCGCGCCCTGGCCGTCCCGGTTGTCGGCCTCGCCTCGTTGCTCTGGCTGGTGTTGATGAAGAACCTGGTTGTCTTTCATGACTACGCCCTCATGATGCTGTTGCCCCTGCTGAGCGTGATCCTCATGGGGCTTGGGGAACGTCTGGAGCTTCTCGCCGTGCAGCTGGTCCCCCGATTGGGCAGAGCTGTGGCGCCGACCATGGTCCTGGCGGTGTTGGGCGTGATGCTGGTCCAGGCCGTGGCGGTGTCGCAGTCCCGCTTGCATCCCTCCGCGGAACGACAGGAGCGGCTGGATCTCTTCTTCAGCCAGCTTCAGGCCTTCCGCCTTGTGAGTGATCCCAGGACTCCTGTTCGTCATGAGCAGGATTGGTTGCCCGGATCTCCCTATGCCCAGTGCCTGCTTCTGGATCAGCCATTGTGGACAGAGTCCTCGACCGAGACCGCCGATGGCCTCGCAGCTCAGGAGCCTGAGCTGCTGTCGCCGCCCCGCCTGCCCCCCTGCGCCGCTGATGCGCTCTCCGATCTCCCCTGA